The following proteins come from a genomic window of Sorghum bicolor cultivar BTx623 chromosome 3, Sorghum_bicolor_NCBIv3, whole genome shotgun sequence:
- the LOC8075139 gene encoding uncharacterized protein LOC8075139, with amino-acid sequence MATNELSLKLLIDTKAQKVCFAEAGNDVVEFLSTLLCLPVSTITSLLTNERMVGSIGNVLNSLQELDAKYVISSRSKERYVSPAVAPSVLHPLQQLLDAPLNASDSFFTCQGKMDSYGRNTGLACGYFSAIKGTICPSCSKSMNVALRHVKADGLVAGTATYTVKDDLSITPASSVSSIALLAQSGVKDLSTLQERIVKIGKEEVLEILVASLKSKTVLTDVFLQKKKVRCKKETAA; translated from the exons ATGGCTACTAATGAATTATCGTTGAAGCTCTTGATTGACACCAAGGCTCAGAAAGTCTGCTTCGCTGAGGCTGGCAATGACGTTGTTGAGTTCCTCTCCACCCTCTTGTGCCTCCCTGTGAGCACCATTACCAGCTTGCTTACCAATGAGCGAATGGTTGGCAGCATAGGGAATGTTCTTAACAGTCTGCAGGAACTGGATGCCAAGTATGTGATCTCAAGCAGGAGCAAGGAACGCTATGTCAGCCCAGCCGTTGCTCCCAGTGTGCTTCATCCTTTGCAGCAGCTTCTGGATGCACCGCTAAATGCCAGTGATAGTTTTTTTACATGTCAGGGGAAAATGGACAGCTATGGAAGAAATACTGGACTTGCATGTGGTTATTTTTCTGCTATAAAGGGCACCATATGCCCTAGTTGTTCCAAGTCAATGAATGTTGCACTGAGACATGTCAAAGCCGATGGGTTGGTGGCTGGTACGGCCACGTACACTGTCAAGGACGATCTCTCAATTACTCCGGCATCTAGCGTGTCTAGTATTGCCTTGCTTGCACAAAGTGGTGTGAAGGATCTGAGCACGCTGCAAGAAAGGATCGTGAAGATTGGCAAGGAAGAG GTGTTGGAGATTCTCGTTGCTTCCTTGAAGTCCAAGACCGTCCTGACCGATGTCTTTCTCCAGAAGAAAAAAGTTCGATGCAAGAAGGAAACTGCTGCTTAA